A window of Halomicrobium zhouii genomic DNA:
CGTGGGACGTCACCCCTCGTCCGCCGCTCCGTCGCCGACGGATCTGTCGAGGACTACGTACGCCTGACGGCCAGGGGGTTCTCGCGGGGCGTCCGTTCGATCATCGGCGGTTCGTCTATGAACGTCCCGGACGGCGTCGAGCATCGCGTCCTCGAGGCCGAGGGCGTCGCCGAACTCGTCCCAGACGTGGTCGGGAACTGCGAGGTAGTAAGCGTCGGGCGTTCGCTCGATGAGCGGCGACTCGCACTGCCTTCGCCACTCGTAGGCAAGGTTCTCGACGCCCGGGAGCGCCTCGACGCTCTCCTGGTGGCGTGTCACGGCGTCCGACAGATCGGATTCGCTCACGTCGTGAGTTCGGGCCGCCACCCCGAGTACGTCGGCGTCGAACAGGTCGGAGTCCTCACCAGGGGTCGTCACAGCCGAGGCTTCGAAACCAGCGGGGAAAAACGATACGGCGAACGCACTGGTCCACCGATTGAATCGAATCCAGACCGACGGCGACGGAGTCAATAAAAACACCCCCAGTATAATCCGCCGGTGACCTGCCAGTAGCAGCAGTTATTTGCGGGCGACGGACGAACGTGTACGCGAGGAATGGGACAGTTATCTACCCTGTTTGCGCCGGAACGTGTCGCGGTAATCGGGGCCACGGACAGCGAGGGGGCAGTCGGTCGCGCCATCACCGAGAACCTCCTCGAGTCGTTCCAGGGTGACGTCGTCGCGGTCAATCCCTACCAGGACGACGTGTTCGGGCTCGAGTGCCACGATTCGGTCGCCGACGTCGACGACGTCGCTATCGACGTCGGCGTGGTCGTGGTCCCGCCGGACGTGGCGGTCGACAGCATCCGCGAGGCCGGTGAAGCCGGTATCCGGAACGTCGTGGTGATCACGGCGGGGTTCGGCGAGACGGGAAGCGAGGGGGCCGCACGCGAGCGGGCGCTGCGCGAAGTCGCCGCCGAGTACGACCTCAACCTCGTCGGCCCGAACTCGCTGGGTATCATGAGCACTCCCGTCGGCCTCAACGCGACGTTCGGCAACGAGATGGCCCAGGAGGGCGACGTCTCGTTCATGAGCCAGTCGGGCGCGTTCGTCACCGCGGTCCTCGACTGGGCCGCCGAGCGGGACGTCGGGTTCAAGGACATCGTCTCGCTGGGCAACAAGGCCGTCCTCGACGAGAGCGACTTCGTCGACCAGTGGGGCGACGACCCCGACACCGACGTGATCCTCGGCTACCTCGAAGACGTGAGCGACGGTGCCGCGTTCATCGAGACGGCACGAGAGGTCACCCAGGAGACACCGATCGTGCTGGTCAAGTCCGGACGGACCGACGCTGGTGCGAGCGCCGCCGCGTCCCACACTGGTGCCATCGCCGGGTCCGAACGAGCCTACGAGGCCGGACTCGAACAGGCCGGCACCATCCGCGTCGAGACGGTCCAGGAGCTGTTCGACTACGCGCAGATACTCTCCGACCAGCCCCTGCCCGACGGCGAGGAGATCGCAATCGTGACCAACGCGGGCGGCCCCGGCGTGATGACGACCGACGCCGTGGGAGATTCAGGGATGGGGCTCGCGGAGTTCTCGGACCACACGATAGAGAAACTCTCGGAGACGATGCCCGACGAGGCGAACATCTACAACCCCGTCGACATCATCGGCGACGCGCCCGCGGCCAGGTTCGAGGCGGCACTCGAGACGGTGCTCGCCGACGAGAACGTCGCGATGGCCGTCGTGGTCGCCTGCCCGACGGCGGTGCTCTCCTACGAGGAGCTGGCGGCGGTCATCGTCGAACAGCAGTCGGCGTTCGACCAGCCAATCGCGTCGACGCTGATGGGCGGAAAGTCCGTCGGCGACGCCGCCCCGATGCTCAACGACGCCGGCGTCCCGACGTACTTCGACCCGGCACGGGCCGTCGACAGCCTCGACGCGCTCCGGCGCTACGGCGAGATCCAGTCCCGCGAGTACGTCGAGCCCGAGACCTTCGACGTCGACCGGGAGCGGGCGCGTGACATCCTGGAAGACGCGGCCGAGCGCGGGCGAAACCGCCTCGGCGTGGAGGCGATGGACCTGCTCGACGCCTACGGCATCCCGACGCCGCAGGGTAACGTCGTCAAC
This region includes:
- the acs gene encoding acetate--CoA ligase alpha subunit yields the protein MGQLSTLFAPERVAVIGATDSEGAVGRAITENLLESFQGDVVAVNPYQDDVFGLECHDSVADVDDVAIDVGVVVVPPDVAVDSIREAGEAGIRNVVVITAGFGETGSEGAARERALREVAAEYDLNLVGPNSLGIMSTPVGLNATFGNEMAQEGDVSFMSQSGAFVTAVLDWAAERDVGFKDIVSLGNKAVLDESDFVDQWGDDPDTDVILGYLEDVSDGAAFIETAREVTQETPIVLVKSGRTDAGASAAASHTGAIAGSERAYEAGLEQAGTIRVETVQELFDYAQILSDQPLPDGEEIAIVTNAGGPGVMTTDAVGDSGMGLAEFSDHTIEKLSETMPDEANIYNPVDIIGDAPAARFEAALETVLADENVAMAVVVACPTAVLSYEELAAVIVEQQSAFDQPIASTLMGGKSVGDAAPMLNDAGVPTYFDPARAVDSLDALRRYGEIQSREYVEPETFDVDRERARDILEDAAERGRNRLGVEAMDLLDAYGIPTPQGNVVNSPGDAQQIARDIGDDVVMKIVSPDILHKSDIGGVEVGVAPEDVRDTFEDLVVRARNYQQDATILGVQVQEMVDLESGTETILGVNRDPQFGPLVLFGLGGIFVEVLEDTTVRVAPVSEPEATAMLDEIDSAPLLRGARGRDRVDESAIVETVQRLSQLVTDFPAILELDINPLVAAPDGATAVDLRLTIDQEEL